A region of Ignavibacteriota bacterium DNA encodes the following proteins:
- a CDS encoding serine protein kinase PrkA has protein sequence MEIRINSDSPKSLDYHIKSVIEGNRIFENVFQSVTRMILDYPDGMKKITVNGRPTYDFQLFRKPGKHIIGMYDEINSFVSFVKDAAEGGSSAEMAFVLIGEPGNGKTYFVDYLNKCYREFISEPENNRYTFKLNNLEKLGGYGKIHTIESQTFEDPMVLAMNLFENRDKNIEYFELMGATDEQIMKYFKNYRPLGACSDYIFNQIRDYCDGDIAKMKEFIEIVRIPISETRGTLTGKYAAKDKITSSAVDLLGDESITRLLHISDTNNPYRFDLRRGALARVAGGGVHFADEIFKNKRDLVQVYLGVIQNRTIEIEGFKWPLDTLIVATSNNAEFQRFLEEKEQAPIVDRCRLTYMAHNTNYQLQKELSRLAIGSQEKTTFSGEKLNIDPNLNYALSVAFVLSRMPNNDKLTPVEMMKLAAGEVAGEKSVKTLAEVIDQLNRETDITKRFGQKGLGHRNLGRAVQILLERSETQEGKCMYAGDIFHAIESVILDYVQEPNDRAKYLNDLKIAKSLHRENVMTSIFNAYMDEPDAIQKDVLNYVNMVIGYDAKNVGPNKLWTYKDPQTGKLVSIKIDENFIDSVESRLGLKSKEQKQSYRTTIAKIYGQKMIQEPNYDFMDNNDLVKAVTDVRLKSDIAGAGSLIGALSNRTNEDNQKLYNRMIRTMIDKLGYDMTSAEKTIEYFCTQEDNS, from the coding sequence ATGGAAATTAGAATTAATTCAGACTCACCCAAGTCTTTAGATTATCATATTAAGTCGGTGATTGAAGGAAATAGAATATTTGAGAATGTTTTTCAATCTGTTACAAGGATGATTTTGGATTATCCGGACGGAATGAAAAAAATAACAGTAAACGGCAGACCTACATACGACTTTCAGCTCTTCCGCAAGCCCGGAAAGCATATTATAGGAATGTACGATGAAATCAACAGCTTTGTTTCATTTGTTAAAGATGCGGCTGAAGGTGGCTCTTCAGCTGAGATGGCTTTTGTTCTGATTGGCGAGCCGGGAAACGGCAAAACATATTTTGTTGACTATCTAAATAAGTGCTATCGCGAATTTATCTCTGAGCCTGAGAATAACAGATATACATTTAAATTGAATAATCTCGAAAAATTAGGTGGTTACGGAAAAATCCATACAATTGAATCTCAAACTTTCGAAGATCCGATGGTCTTGGCAATGAATTTATTTGAAAACCGCGACAAAAATATTGAATACTTTGAGCTGATGGGTGCAACCGATGAGCAAATAATGAAATATTTCAAGAATTACCGCCCTCTGGGTGCCTGCTCTGACTATATTTTTAATCAAATTCGAGATTATTGCGACGGCGATATCGCCAAAATGAAAGAGTTTATAGAGATTGTCAGAATCCCTATAAGTGAAACACGTGGAACTCTGACCGGCAAATATGCAGCTAAGGATAAAATCACGTCATCAGCAGTTGATTTATTAGGTGATGAATCTATTACCAGATTACTCCACATATCGGATACAAATAACCCTTATCGTTTTGACCTGCGTCGTGGTGCACTAGCCAGAGTTGCAGGTGGGGGAGTGCATTTTGCAGATGAAATTTTCAAGAATAAACGAGACCTGGTGCAGGTATATCTTGGAGTTATCCAGAACAGGACAATTGAAATTGAAGGCTTCAAATGGCCACTTGATACACTAATTGTGGCAACAAGTAATAATGCTGAATTCCAGCGTTTTCTTGAAGAAAAGGAACAAGCACCTATTGTTGACCGCTGTCGCCTGACATATATGGCACACAACACAAATTATCAACTTCAAAAAGAGCTTTCAAGACTTGCAATCGGAAGTCAGGAAAAAACTACATTTTCAGGTGAGAAACTAAATATTGACCCGAATTTGAATTATGCTCTTTCGGTTGCTTTTGTTCTTTCGAGAATGCCAAATAACGACAAACTTACTCCTGTCGAAATGATGAAACTCGCCGCCGGTGAGGTTGCAGGAGAGAAAAGTGTAAAAACTCTTGCCGAAGTTATTGACCAGCTCAATAGAGAAACCGACATCACCAAGCGTTTCGGTCAGAAAGGCTTAGGTCACCGTAATCTTGGCAGGGCAGTGCAGATACTACTTGAACGTTCCGAAACTCAGGAAGGTAAATGTATGTATGCTGGCGATATTTTTCATGCTATCGAAAGTGTAATTCTGGATTATGTGCAGGAACCGAATGACAGAGCAAAATACTTAAATGATTTGAAAATTGCTAAATCTCTCCATCGTGAAAATGTCATGACATCTATTTTCAACGCTTATATGGATGAACCTGATGCCATTCAAAAAGATGTACTGAATTATGTTAATATGGTCATCGGCTATGATGCTAAAAATGTTGGTCCTAATAAATTATGGACGTACAAAGACCCACAAACAGGAAAGCTTGTTTCAATAAAGATAGACGAGAATTTCATTGATAGTGTTGAGTCGAGATTAGGACTTAAATCTAAAGAGCAGAAACAGAGCTACAGGACTACTATTGCTAAGATTTACGGACAGAAAATGATTCAGGAGCCAAATTATGACTTTATGGATAATAATGATTTGGTCAAGGCTGTTACCGATGTACGGCTTAAATCTGATATTGCAGGTGCCGGAAGTCTGATAGGTGCATTATCAAACAGAACTAACGAAGACAACCAAAAGCTTTACAACAGAATGATTCGCACTATGATTGACAAACTAGGCTACGATATGACAAGTGCTGAAAAAACTATAGAATATTTCTGCACTCAGGAGGATAATTCCTAA
- a CDS encoding tetratricopeptide repeat protein — protein MIRFLLILLVILQTSFVIVKSQLQGQAKIDSLLKEIPKMKEDTNAVNLYVKIAFEFSSVNSKKGIDYSIEGMKLAEKIKWKKGVAMLYSTLGTNQSNLNLSEEALHNFEKSYQINKEINNIGGQISNLLSIGTYYRKLSDYSKSLEYYEKALDIVKKNNLNSQLSPILGRIGTIYTFLSKYEIALDYSHKSLVNNRNINDMDGVSNDLIRIGNIHFQISNYSEALKFYFEALEICELLRNNGSLSIVSGNIGAIYLKMSNEEKALKYFLEALDYSEKQGNLFSKASHLSNIGSIYSNQGNYDLALDYLLKAQNIAIKIGDKLGQSINATNIGLVYKNTNDYSKAYEYYKIALEINEEIENKSGIASCQMSIGELTLDILSRKNDLQDYSSRVDSTLVGIDLSIDKSINYLVNSAKVFNELGELQNELLSNKILYSVYELKGNYKKAFETFKEYKTLQDSVFSMDKQKEFANLDAKRENDIKDKEIVILQTEKKAQQFQSYLLGGGVIVLFGAFGVAFLRFREKKKLSDKLAIQKSEIETQKSIVEEKNEQITASITYASTIQSAILPWDSTLKNAFSDILIYYKPKDIVSGDSYWFKEVEGIKFLAVIDCTGHGIPGAMLTVIASTALDDAVLGKRLSDTGQILTFMNEKVTEVLNQRLEENKIRDGMEVCMLAIHQDKIQFSGAGRPLYLKNGSMEIIKTDKRGIAGQTDNDEYQFSAIDIKKSENLMLYLASDGYADQMNENSKKYSTKRFVALLDSISDKPINEQHETLENEFNSHKGGRSQIDDVTIIGVKI, from the coding sequence ATGATAAGATTTTTATTGATTTTATTAGTAATCCTTCAAACGTCATTCGTAATTGTTAAATCACAATTACAAGGTCAAGCTAAAATTGACTCCTTACTCAAGGAAATTCCCAAGATGAAGGAGGATACAAATGCCGTGAATTTGTATGTTAAAATTGCATTTGAATTCTCATCGGTTAATTCCAAGAAAGGAATAGATTATAGTATCGAAGGGATGAAACTTGCAGAAAAAATTAAATGGAAAAAAGGTGTTGCAATGCTATATAGTACCTTGGGTACTAATCAATCAAATTTGAATTTGTCTGAAGAGGCTCTCCATAATTTTGAAAAATCTTATCAAATAAATAAGGAAATAAATAATATTGGTGGTCAAATTTCAAATTTATTGAGCATCGGAACATATTACAGAAAATTATCAGATTACTCAAAATCACTTGAGTATTATGAAAAAGCTCTGGATATAGTTAAGAAAAATAATTTAAACTCGCAATTATCACCAATATTAGGAAGAATTGGAACAATTTATACTTTTCTCTCTAAATATGAGATAGCATTGGATTACAGTCATAAATCGTTGGTCAATAATCGTAACATTAATGATATGGATGGTGTTTCAAATGACTTAATTAGAATTGGCAACATACATTTTCAAATTTCAAATTATTCCGAAGCCTTGAAATTCTATTTTGAAGCTCTTGAAATTTGTGAGCTTTTAAGAAATAATGGTTCATTATCAATTGTATCAGGAAATATTGGTGCTATCTATTTAAAAATGAGTAATGAAGAAAAAGCTTTAAAATATTTCTTAGAAGCTCTTGACTACAGTGAGAAACAAGGAAACTTGTTCTCAAAAGCATCACATCTTTCCAATATTGGTTCAATATATTCAAATCAAGGTAATTATGATTTAGCTTTAGATTATTTGCTAAAAGCTCAGAATATTGCTATTAAAATTGGTGATAAATTAGGTCAATCAATTAATGCAACCAACATAGGATTAGTATATAAAAACACGAATGATTATTCAAAAGCTTATGAATATTACAAAATAGCATTAGAGATTAATGAAGAGATTGAAAACAAATCAGGTATTGCTTCATGCCAAATGAGTATCGGTGAGTTAACGCTAGACATTTTATCAAGAAAGAATGATTTACAAGATTATAGTTCAAGAGTTGATTCAACTTTAGTCGGAATTGATTTATCTATTGATAAAAGTATTAATTATTTAGTTAATTCTGCAAAAGTATTTAATGAATTAGGAGAATTACAAAATGAGCTATTATCAAATAAAATTTTGTATTCTGTATACGAACTCAAAGGAAACTACAAAAAAGCTTTTGAAACATTTAAAGAATACAAAACCTTGCAGGATTCTGTATTTTCAATGGATAAACAAAAGGAATTTGCTAATCTTGATGCAAAACGTGAAAATGATATTAAAGATAAAGAAATTGTGATTTTGCAGACCGAAAAGAAGGCGCAGCAGTTTCAATCGTATTTGCTTGGTGGTGGTGTGATTGTCCTTTTTGGTGCTTTTGGTGTAGCTTTTCTTCGTTTCAGAGAAAAGAAAAAATTAAGCGATAAACTTGCTATTCAAAAGTCGGAAATCGAAACTCAGAAATCTATCGTCGAAGAGAAAAATGAGCAGATAACTGCTTCAATCACTTATGCTTCAACAATTCAGAGTGCTATTCTACCTTGGGATAGCACATTGAAAAACGCTTTTTCGGATATTTTAATATACTACAAACCAAAAGACATTGTTTCAGGCGATTCATACTGGTTTAAGGAAGTTGAGGGTATTAAATTTTTGGCTGTGATTGACTGCACCGGTCATGGTATTCCCGGAGCGATGCTGACAGTAATTGCCTCCACCGCTCTTGATGATGCAGTCCTCGGTAAAAGATTGTCAGATACCGGACAAATTTTAACCTTTATGAATGAAAAGGTTACTGAAGTACTGAATCAAAGATTAGAAGAAAATAAAATACGCGATGGTATGGAAGTTTGTATGCTCGCAATTCATCAGGATAAGATACAATTCTCAGGTGCCGGTCGTCCGCTATACCTCAAGAATGGTTCTATGGAAATCATCAAAACAGATAAGCGTGGAATCGCCGGGCAAACTGATAATGATGAGTATCAGTTCTCTGCAATTGATATAAAAAAATCAGAAAATCTAATGCTCTATTTAGCATCTGATGGCTATGCTGACCAGATGAATGAGAATAGCAAGAAATACAGCACAAAAAGATTTGTTGCTTTATTGGACTCAATCTCAGATAAACCAATCAATGAGCAGCACGAAACACTTGAAAATGAATTTAACAGCCACAAAGGCGGACGCAGTCAAATAGATGATGTAACCATAATTGGAGTAAAGATATGA
- a CDS encoding serine protein kinase PrkA: METFLEIQSKAKRLEVLINLGNNIREKERRTPVPFNDFLYLAAIKPRLVFRDIFQLFHDMVHHYVPEGQDEFKRDSEHAGFYKYDTAELLQRNCDDPFFADRLFANRFMNMTKDFRKGTQNNRIYIFEGPPGSGKSTFLNNLLYKFEEYTKIPEGISYKTYWRIDIEKLGGFQSREMQKYKLAEEEQKKHKDAAHPSVLNFPDKHLEFSCPNHDHPILQIPKYYRKNFLDELITDEEFKQQLFNDKEYEWVLKDNPCAICSSIQKTLHDRLGDPLEVFSMINARSNYFNRQLGEGVSVFNPGDPTTDRPISKPALQYMINDLLRNDEINYAFSYLAKTNNGILALMDIKESNIDRLKAYHGIISDGVHKVELTEEYIRTFFIGLVNPEDKIHYEKVKSFQDRIISVKIPYVLDYNTEVAIYKNKFSEKIIDAFLPGVLENFAKIIIVSRLENESPALRKWINKPEKYSKYLDKNLLLLKMEVFIGTIPDWISEEDIKRFDKVTRKEILASTENEGQKGISGRKSLSVFNDFYSKCLLNNRIITMDDVREYFTNKKDELQADIPQDLIDKLVDLYDYEVVQKVKESVYYYNESHISNDIQNYLFAVNFEVGDTKRSPATGEVIKIDEEFLQNFEMRMLGATSTPLARKEFRKDTQSEYVSFTLTQEINVQGKNIIETKLYKNLFERYTRNLKENALAPYLDNTNFRRAILDYDTQAFNTYDERLKRDVIMLINNLINKFSYKTAHAAQQVCIYVLDKGIAKKY; encoded by the coding sequence ATGGAAACTTTTTTAGAAATACAATCCAAAGCGAAAAGACTTGAAGTTCTGATAAATCTCGGTAACAATATTAGAGAGAAAGAACGTAGAACACCTGTTCCCTTTAATGATTTTCTCTATCTTGCTGCTATAAAGCCGAGACTGGTATTTCGTGATATATTTCAACTATTTCACGATATGGTTCATCATTATGTACCGGAAGGGCAGGATGAATTCAAGAGGGATTCCGAGCATGCCGGTTTCTATAAGTATGATACAGCCGAACTTTTGCAAAGAAACTGCGATGATCCTTTCTTTGCAGACCGACTCTTTGCAAACCGATTTATGAATATGACCAAGGACTTTCGAAAAGGAACTCAGAATAACCGAATTTATATTTTTGAAGGACCACCGGGTAGCGGAAAAAGTACTTTTTTGAACAATCTTCTTTACAAATTCGAAGAATATACTAAAATTCCAGAAGGAATATCTTATAAGACATATTGGCGTATTGATATAGAAAAGTTGGGCGGATTTCAATCGCGTGAAATGCAGAAATATAAATTAGCCGAAGAAGAACAAAAAAAACATAAGGATGCTGCTCATCCAAGCGTGTTGAATTTCCCTGATAAGCATCTTGAATTTTCGTGTCCTAATCACGATCACCCGATTCTTCAGATACCAAAATACTATCGGAAAAATTTTCTTGATGAATTAATCACAGATGAAGAGTTCAAGCAGCAGCTTTTCAATGATAAAGAGTACGAGTGGGTTCTGAAAGATAACCCTTGCGCCATTTGCAGCTCTATTCAGAAAACTCTGCACGACAGACTTGGGGACCCATTGGAAGTGTTCAGCATGATTAATGCACGGAGCAATTATTTCAACCGGCAGTTAGGCGAAGGTGTTAGTGTTTTTAATCCCGGCGACCCTACCACTGACAGACCAATTTCGAAGCCGGCTTTGCAGTATATGATAAATGATTTGCTGAGAAATGATGAAATAAACTATGCATTCTCATATCTTGCCAAAACTAATAATGGTATTCTTGCTCTGATGGATATAAAAGAATCCAATATTGACAGGCTGAAAGCATATCACGGTATAATTAGCGACGGTGTACATAAAGTCGAGTTAACAGAAGAATATATCCGCACTTTTTTTATCGGACTTGTTAATCCTGAAGATAAAATCCATTATGAGAAAGTAAAATCATTTCAAGATAGAATTATTAGTGTCAAAATTCCTTATGTGCTTGATTATAATACAGAAGTCGCTATTTATAAGAATAAATTCAGTGAAAAAATTATTGATGCATTTCTACCGGGCGTTTTAGAAAATTTTGCTAAAATTATAATTGTATCAAGGCTTGAGAATGAATCGCCGGCTCTCAGAAAATGGATTAATAAACCTGAAAAGTATAGTAAATATCTTGATAAAAATTTACTATTACTTAAGATGGAAGTTTTCATCGGAACTATTCCTGACTGGATAAGTGAAGAAGATATAAAGCGATTTGACAAAGTAACAAGGAAAGAAATTCTTGCAAGTACCGAAAATGAAGGTCAGAAAGGAATATCCGGAAGAAAATCACTCAGCGTATTTAATGATTTCTATTCAAAGTGTTTACTTAATAATAGAATCATAACTATGGATGATGTGCGAGAATATTTCACCAACAAGAAAGATGAACTTCAGGCAGATATTCCTCAGGATTTGATTGATAAACTTGTTGACTTGTATGATTACGAAGTTGTGCAGAAAGTTAAGGAATCAGTCTATTATTATAATGAAAGTCATATATCAAATGATATTCAAAATTATCTTTTTGCTGTTAATTTTGAAGTTGGTGATACTAAACGAAGCCCTGCAACAGGCGAGGTGATTAAAATTGACGAAGAATTTCTCCAAAACTTCGAGATGCGTATGCTTGGAGCTACTTCAACTCCTTTAGCAAGAAAAGAATTCCGCAAGGATACTCAATCCGAGTATGTTTCATTTACTCTTACTCAGGAAATTAATGTTCAGGGTAAGAATATAATTGAAACTAAACTTTACAAGAATTTGTTCGAAAGATATACACGAAATCTCAAAGAAAATGCTCTTGCTCCATATCTTGATAATACTAATTTCCGCAGAGCTATTTTGGATTATGATACGCAGGCATTCAATACATACGATGAAAGACTTAAGCGTGATGTTATTATGCTAATCAATAATCTGATAAATAAATTTTCATACAAAACCGCTCATGCTGCACAACAAGTGTGCATATATGTTCTTGATAAAGGTATTGCCAAGAAGTATTAG
- a CDS encoding DUF444 family protein, whose product MDAIGFQNNPKPTLQVMLQTIEDLISRDDQREKDGFPRRIRLGRIVKPNKNNQKVVVVPTTTEPKFYHDDSVTSDEQETGGTGDGQEGEVIGEAPAESQQGEGEGQGAGQGGDGEGHDVVADAFDLGRILTQKFQLPNLKVKGKKRSFTKYKYDLTDRNRRTGQLLDKKATLRKIIQTNILLGNLDEDGLIDPEKMVLNPQDEIYRILSAEKDFETQAVVFFLRDYSGSMQGKPTESVTSQHLLIYSWLMYQYNENVETRFILHDQTAKEVKDFHTYHNSSVAGGTNVFPAFELVNKIIEEESLYIDNNIYVFYGTDGDDWDSDGKRALEETEKILVHANRMGITVARNTWTTGTTTVERYFEQSGLLKNKPDLIRIDAFSANDADEARLIEGIKKLVEQKA is encoded by the coding sequence ATGGATGCAATAGGATTTCAGAATAATCCAAAGCCGACCTTACAAGTTATGTTGCAAACGATTGAAGACCTAATTAGTCGTGACGACCAACGCGAAAAGGACGGTTTTCCACGCAGAATAAGACTTGGTAGAATTGTAAAACCCAACAAAAACAATCAGAAAGTTGTTGTTGTTCCTACTACGACTGAACCTAAGTTTTATCACGATGATTCTGTAACAAGTGATGAGCAAGAAACAGGTGGTACCGGGGACGGTCAGGAGGGTGAAGTAATCGGTGAAGCACCTGCCGAATCACAGCAGGGCGAAGGCGAAGGTCAGGGAGCTGGTCAGGGTGGAGATGGAGAAGGACATGATGTAGTTGCCGATGCTTTTGATTTAGGAAGAATTCTTACTCAGAAATTCCAGCTTCCAAACTTGAAAGTCAAAGGTAAGAAACGCTCATTTACTAAATATAAATATGACCTTACTGATCGTAACCGAAGAACAGGTCAGCTTCTTGATAAAAAAGCAACATTACGTAAAATTATTCAAACTAATATTTTACTTGGCAATTTGGATGAAGACGGCTTGATTGACCCTGAAAAAATGGTATTAAATCCTCAGGATGAAATTTATCGCATTCTTTCTGCCGAGAAAGATTTTGAGACACAGGCAGTGGTATTTTTCCTGAGAGATTATTCAGGTTCGATGCAAGGTAAACCGACTGAATCAGTTACATCACAACATTTGCTGATATATAGCTGGCTTATGTATCAATATAACGAAAATGTTGAAACAAGGTTCATTCTTCATGACCAAACAGCTAAAGAAGTTAAAGATTTTCATACATATCATAATTCATCTGTAGCAGGTGGTACTAACGTATTTCCGGCATTTGAACTTGTCAATAAAATCATCGAAGAAGAAAGTTTGTACATAGATAACAATATCTATGTATTCTATGGTACTGATGGTGATGACTGGGACTCTGACGGTAAGAGAGCCTTAGAAGAAACTGAAAAAATATTGGTTCACGCAAATAGAATGGGTATCACTGTTGCCCGAAATACCTGGACAACAGGCACTACTACTGTTGAGAGATACTTCGAGCAATCCGGACTTTTGAAAAATAAACCTGACTTAATCCGGATAGATGCATTTTCAGCTAATGATGCTGATGAAGCCAGACTTATTGAAGGTATTAAAAAACTTGTCGAACAAAAAGCCTGA
- a CDS encoding SpoVR family protein → MKIIDQHTKKIMEDCKVRARDAGLCFDNESLEYIVTNQDLIELSPKGMIPTLYDYWVNDVETLKGKGQYKLYPHNPYETVINSRPAISYYNDNNPDWLNIMIFYHVIGHIDFFQNNILFEHTWSDDFVGKALADKRHIAQLRSQHGRWVDYIIEFSRSIDNLTGYFTELSIRNFPQNMEPTDKLRYYFDEFLPKETLANIGKIYSEIERYNILLESNDMVAESMFFSDIKSKHPEFESKFQKYKDIRKERSIDIMDFIRDNSPFLKRDENQWMKAVINIVRDTSLYFAPQIRTKTINEGWASYWHDELFRKDDRIKGHESEYSVINAKVTSISRVGYNPYAIGLRLVQYIESLADAGKISREYQLILNSERRDEFNKISGKGKEALFNLRSQFSDFMLINTYVDQDFVDLHKLFVVGERLNQQRGTVEYYVKSKKAEDYKRMLIDNMYHPPFITIDTEKSNDKKLFLKHHFEGKQLYKPYINDTLLGIEYLWFGNIAQGEVILETTDIIKRKGSEDSVSFEYKPIHYIISNKKVSKRYL, encoded by the coding sequence ATGAAAATTATAGATCAACATACCAAAAAAATAATGGAGGATTGCAAGGTCAGGGCTCGTGATGCAGGACTTTGTTTTGACAATGAATCCCTTGAATATATTGTTACGAATCAGGATTTGATTGAGCTTTCGCCGAAAGGTATGATTCCTACACTTTATGATTATTGGGTTAACGATGTCGAAACTCTCAAAGGGAAAGGACAGTATAAACTATATCCTCATAATCCTTATGAAACAGTAATCAATTCCCGACCGGCAATTTCATATTACAATGATAATAATCCGGATTGGCTAAATATCATGATTTTTTATCATGTTATCGGGCATATTGATTTCTTTCAGAATAATATACTATTCGAGCATACTTGGAGTGATGACTTCGTCGGAAAAGCTCTTGCCGATAAACGTCATATAGCTCAACTCCGCAGTCAGCATGGCAGATGGGTGGATTATATAATTGAATTCTCACGCTCTATAGATAATTTAACAGGATATTTTACTGAATTATCAATCAGGAATTTTCCTCAGAATATGGAACCTACTGATAAATTAAGATATTATTTCGATGAATTTTTACCTAAGGAAACTTTGGCAAATATTGGTAAAATTTATTCCGAAATAGAGAGATATAATATTTTGCTTGAATCAAATGATATGGTTGCAGAATCTATGTTTTTCTCTGATATCAAAAGCAAACATCCTGAATTTGAGTCGAAATTCCAGAAGTATAAAGATATTCGAAAAGAGCGAAGCATAGATATTATGGACTTTATACGTGATAATTCACCATTTTTGAAACGTGATGAAAATCAGTGGATGAAAGCTGTAATCAATATTGTGCGTGATACTTCGCTGTATTTTGCTCCGCAAATACGCACTAAGACTATTAATGAAGGTTGGGCAAGCTATTGGCATGATGAGCTTTTCAGAAAAGACGATAGAATAAAGGGGCATGAATCAGAATATTCAGTAATTAATGCTAAAGTTACATCAATATCAAGAGTAGGATATAATCCTTATGCAATTGGTTTGCGGCTGGTACAATACATTGAAAGCCTTGCTGATGCCGGAAAAATTTCAAGGGAATATCAATTGATTTTAAACTCTGAACGACGTGATGAATTTAACAAAATTTCCGGAAAAGGGAAGGAAGCATTATTTAATCTCAGAAGTCAATTCTCGGATTTTATGCTTATTAATACTTATGTTGACCAGGATTTTGTTGATTTACATAAGCTGTTTGTGGTTGGTGAGAGACTCAATCAGCAGCGCGGAACCGTCGAATATTACGTAAAAAGCAAGAAAGCAGAAGATTACAAAAGAATGCTGATTGATAATATGTATCATCCGCCTTTTATCACAATTGATACCGAAAAATCAAATGATAAGAAATTATTTTTAAAGCATCACTTCGAAGGTAAGCAACTTTATAAACCATACATTAACGACACACTACTTGGAATTGAATACCTTTGGTTTGGAAATATAGCTCAAGGCGAAGTGATATTGGAAACAACTGATATAATTAAACGCAAAGGCTCCGAAGATTCTGTTAGCTTCGAATACAAGCCGATTCATTACATAATTTCAAATAAAAAAGTATCAAAAAGATATTTATAG